A genomic segment from Saprospiraceae bacterium encodes:
- a CDS encoding SDR family NAD(P)-dependent oxidoreductase — MHLNGNTVLITGGSSGIGFEMAKAFLGAKNKVIITGRNMDKLEKAKRELGEVNIIQSDVSNPDSIKKLFEQVSKDFPDLNVLINNAGVMFTINLQDHNLSANELTKELDINVKGTIWMNDTFLPLLKKNKNAAIVMVSSGLAFVPLPISPIYCAAKAAVHSYALSLRAQLKNTTVKVFELAPPATETELLAAFSEEDMEGTAMMKAQTLVAHFLKGFAKDKYEICPGQANQLKFMSRFFPGFILKQLSKPVDRMHAK, encoded by the coding sequence ATGCATCTAAACGGAAACACAGTCTTGATAACAGGGGGTTCAAGTGGAATTGGTTTTGAGATGGCAAAAGCATTTCTAGGGGCCAAAAATAAAGTCATCATAACTGGTCGCAACATGGACAAATTGGAGAAAGCAAAGCGAGAACTAGGTGAGGTTAATATCATCCAAAGTGACGTGAGTAATCCTGATTCTATTAAGAAATTATTTGAACAAGTCTCAAAAGATTTTCCAGACCTGAATGTTTTGATTAATAACGCAGGGGTAATGTTCACTATAAATTTACAGGACCACAACTTGTCAGCCAATGAACTGACGAAGGAACTTGATATCAATGTAAAGGGTACCATTTGGATGAATGATACCTTTTTACCCTTACTGAAAAAAAATAAAAACGCAGCAATTGTCATGGTGTCATCCGGCCTTGCTTTTGTTCCGCTGCCCATTTCGCCCATCTATTGTGCAGCCAAAGCAGCCGTTCATTCTTATGCCCTGTCCCTCAGGGCGCAGCTTAAAAATACAACGGTGAAAGTGTTTGAATTAGCTCCTCCTGCAACAGAAACGGAGTTACTTGCAGCCTTCAGCGAAGAGGACATGGAAGGCACCGCTATGATGAAAGCTCAGACCCTAGTAGCACACTTCCTTAAGGGTTTTGCAAAAGATAAATATGAAATATGCCCAGGACAAGCTAATCAGTTGAAATTCATGAGCCGGTTTTTTCCCGGTTTTATTTTAAAGCAATTGAGCAAGCCGGTGGATAGAATGCATGCAAAATAA
- a CDS encoding OmpA family protein, whose translation MFRFLKNTFLKDINGIIPDLDKLVQFLNDNPKANVELSAHTDSKGKASYNLTLSQGRANSAKVYIASKGIATSRITSKGYGETNFVKS comes from the coding sequence GTGTTCCGATTTCTCAAAAACACATTTTTAAAGGATATTAATGGTATTATACCAGACCTAGATAAGCTGGTTCAATTTTTGAATGATAACCCTAAAGCCAATGTAGAACTATCCGCTCATACGGATAGCAAGGGTAAAGCAAGTTATAACTTGACCCTTTCTCAAGGCCGGGCCAATTCAGCCAAAGTCTATATTGCTTCTAAAGGAATTGCAACTTCCAGAATCACTTCTAAGGGCTACGGCGAGACGAACTTTGTAAAAAGTTAA
- a CDS encoding S41 family peptidase, translating into MSKIRVNAVCLIVFSCSWFIGCGLDKKPLAAADNVKERVVKTGKSSIVQKLKENDQLTIEERIALYHQLKKDSPNEYNFKNEDELTMYGYGFLWNNQIPEAIAIFKLIVSEFPNSSNPYDSLAEGYLADDNKELALLNYEKSLALNPENFNAEDQIERIKHPEIKPLTPAEKFAKVFTPAAYKEDLEQLGKKLTEIHPNALKFISKADFWKIIEEKKALITANTTYGEFAWHCSEIIASVNCSHSSMGSFYPENDMLPLSLRFPLQTRWVNDQLFVVDPLNNQSKVAIKDEILSINGIDVASLIKDIYKHISSQGYIETTKKHFFNTWSTGLIPFALGFPATYEIVVKGVDHPIVLNKAESYNDPVNDPSIKYCGDNLCLEFLGNNKTAIMTISSFNYYPWNNLSVFKTFIDQSFKEINEKGVENLIIDLRFNGGGSAESSIHLLKYLIDEPFNYYANFQFEGKEEKSENEEIQIPFENGYKGKCYYLIDGLGNSTTGHFMSLVKVLNLGTIIGEELGSNQFCSAGQAVCRLSHTKLVYYVANNTAESNATSLPDETGILPDHYVTQSIDDYLNKVDAVKAFTLNLVHK; encoded by the coding sequence ATGTCTAAAATTCGGGTAAATGCAGTTTGTTTGATCGTTTTTAGTTGCAGTTGGTTCATCGGTTGCGGGCTTGATAAGAAACCCCTTGCCGCAGCCGATAATGTAAAAGAGCGGGTTGTCAAAACCGGAAAATCATCCATTGTACAAAAACTTAAAGAAAATGATCAGCTGACGATTGAGGAGCGTATTGCGCTTTACCATCAGCTAAAAAAGGATAGTCCCAATGAGTATAATTTTAAAAACGAAGATGAACTGACCATGTACGGCTACGGTTTCCTATGGAACAATCAAATACCAGAGGCCATAGCCATTTTTAAGTTAATCGTCTCCGAATTTCCCAATTCTTCTAATCCCTATGACAGCTTAGCAGAGGGATACCTGGCGGATGACAATAAGGAATTAGCCTTGCTCAACTATGAAAAATCATTGGCGCTTAATCCCGAAAACTTCAATGCGGAAGACCAAATTGAGCGCATCAAACATCCCGAAATAAAGCCATTAACACCTGCCGAAAAGTTTGCTAAAGTTTTTACACCTGCAGCATACAAAGAAGATTTGGAGCAATTAGGTAAGAAATTGACGGAAATTCACCCTAACGCACTCAAGTTTATTTCTAAAGCGGACTTCTGGAAAATCATCGAAGAGAAAAAAGCCCTGATCACAGCCAATACAACCTACGGCGAATTCGCCTGGCATTGCAGTGAAATCATTGCCAGTGTGAATTGTTCACATTCTTCCATGGGCAGTTTTTATCCTGAAAATGACATGTTACCGTTATCATTAAGATTCCCGCTGCAAACACGTTGGGTCAACGATCAATTATTTGTTGTTGATCCGCTAAACAATCAATCTAAAGTAGCGATAAAAGACGAAATATTGAGCATCAATGGGATCGATGTTGCGAGCCTTATCAAGGATATTTACAAACACATTTCTTCTCAAGGATATATTGAAACGACCAAAAAACATTTTTTCAATACCTGGTCCACAGGCCTGATCCCCTTTGCGCTAGGATTTCCAGCCACCTATGAAATCGTTGTCAAAGGAGTGGATCATCCCATTGTATTAAACAAAGCGGAAAGCTATAATGACCCTGTCAATGATCCTTCTATAAAGTATTGTGGTGACAACTTATGCCTTGAATTTTTGGGCAATAATAAAACCGCCATAATGACCATTTCTTCGTTCAATTATTACCCTTGGAATAATCTCTCGGTTTTTAAGACCTTCATTGATCAAAGTTTTAAAGAAATAAACGAGAAAGGTGTTGAAAACCTAATCATAGACCTTCGCTTTAATGGCGGAGGGTCTGCTGAATCTAGTATTCATTTGCTGAAGTATTTAATTGATGAACCTTTCAACTATTATGCCAACTTCCAATTTGAAGGAAAAGAAGAAAAAAGTGAAAACGAAGAAATACAAATCCCTTTTGAAAACGGATACAAAGGGAAATGCTATTATCTGATAGATGGACTGGGAAATTCTACTACGGGCCATTTTATGTCATTGGTTAAAGTATTGAACCTGGGAACCATTATTGGCGAAGAGCTAGGGTCAAATCAATTTTGTTCGGCAGGACAAGCCGTATGTAGACTTTCACACACCAAGTTGGTGTATTATGTAGCCAACAATACAGCTGAATCTAACGCCACATCGCTTCCAGATGAAACGGGGATTTTACCCGATCATTATGTTACCCAAAGCATCGATGATTATTTAAACAAAGTGGATGCCGTAAAGGCGTTCACGCTTAACCTCGTTCATAAATAA
- a CDS encoding transposase yields the protein MDLPVYQSKRGILKERKQLLMVLNALGKQRQMLRNQLHALDQYLFTIAVARQALQQTLDTIELQIQQLEKELSEIRDEEYKQVFELITSVIGIGPKTADLLITETNGFKDFDCHKKLLKFIGVIPYQHDSGSSVRIRGRITKHGTSRIRGSLYMGANSAIKHNQVCKTLYQRLRANGKPHKKVMVAVMHKLLRQAFAVVKSGIPFDNQYHEKNQKA from the coding sequence ATGGACTTACCTGTTTATCAATCCAAAAGAGGTATTTTAAAAGAACGAAAACAACTTCTAATGGTCTTGAATGCCTTGGGTAAACAAAGGCAAATGCTTCGTAATCAATTACATGCACTCGATCAATATTTGTTTACAATAGCTGTAGCCCGTCAAGCTTTGCAACAAACCCTTGATACCATTGAGCTTCAAATTCAACAGTTAGAAAAAGAACTAAGTGAAATCAGAGATGAAGAATATAAGCAAGTTTTTGAATTAATAACTTCCGTCATTGGAATTGGTCCTAAAACGGCTGATTTATTAATCACCGAAACCAATGGTTTTAAAGATTTTGATTGCCATAAAAAACTACTAAAGTTTATTGGGGTAATACCTTATCAGCACGACTCGGGCAGCTCTGTCAGAATAAGAGGAAGAATAACTAAACATGGTACATCTCGGATTAGGGGAAGTTTATACATGGGAGCTAACAGCGCTATAAAACATAATCAGGTTTGCAAAACTCTTTACCAAAGACTCAGGGCTAATGGAAAACCTCATAAAAAAGTGATGGTGGCGGTTATGCACAAACTATTACGGCAAGCTTTCGCGGTCGTCAAATCAGGTATTCCTTTTGACAACCAATATCACGAAAAAAATCAAAAAGCATAA
- the rsgA gene encoding GTPase RsgA — translation MNSSINRGKHITSHRELIILNNGGILIDNPGMREVGIADTTRGLEITFDEIVRLAGNCKFNDCSHIHEKGCAILEAIENGEIDQGAYENYLKMAKEKAHFESSMEQKRKKDRELGKMFKKHKALRKINKY, via the coding sequence ATAAATTCAAGTATAAATAGGGGAAAACATATTACCAGTCATCGAGAGCTGATCATTTTGAATAATGGTGGAATACTAATTGACAATCCTGGAATGAGAGAAGTTGGGATCGCTGATACGACCAGAGGATTAGAAATAACCTTTGATGAAATTGTGCGATTAGCTGGAAATTGCAAATTCAATGATTGTTCCCATATTCATGAAAAGGGATGTGCCATATTAGAAGCCATTGAAAATGGAGAAATTGACCAAGGGGCGTATGAAAATTACCTGAAAATGGCAAAAGAGAAAGCTCATTTTGAATCAAGTATGGAACAGAAAAGAAAGAAGGATAGGGAATTAGGAAAAATGTTCAAGAAGCATAAAGCATTGAGAAAAATAAACAAATACTAG
- a CDS encoding serine hydrolase → MNKFKRKMGKPVFLSIFTLIAICNTSYGQSKIDKLDELISKFVEYEQFNGSVLVAEKGEIIYKKGFGLANIEWEIPNQADTKYRLASITKQFTAMLIVQLVAENKLALNMPISTYLPDYPKKNGDIITIHHLLTHSSGTPNYTSFPDYRDRMSRSTNPEEIVQLFSDSTLLFTPGEKFDYSNSGYVLLGVIIEKVTGQSYEQVLQEKIFTPLGMNNSGYDHHSAILKNRAAGYYKSGKSYINASYIDMTVAFSAGCIYSTVEDLFLWDQALYTEKLLPKKYLDLLFDTHIPASGEHYGYGWELRKMSKGRSGGLVPTIGHSGSINGFNTLITRIPSDKSSIILLNNTSDAPLYSMTRAIAGILYDTPYDFPKKSTANSLLAVIEKEDLATALALYKEIKDAKDYYLNENEMNLAGYHFLQAGKAEEATALFKLNMEAFPYSSNAYDSYGEALMVLGNKTQAIENYIKSVQLNPGNKNGVKILKALGINTDTLIKKVPIEHLKLL, encoded by the coding sequence ATGAATAAATTTAAAAGGAAAATGGGCAAACCTGTTTTTTTGAGCATCTTCACGCTAATAGCTATATGTAATACTTCCTATGGCCAATCCAAAATCGATAAACTCGATGAACTCATAAGCAAATTTGTTGAATATGAGCAGTTTAATGGATCTGTTCTGGTGGCTGAAAAAGGTGAAATTATTTATAAAAAAGGCTTCGGATTGGCAAATATAGAGTGGGAGATTCCTAATCAAGCAGACACTAAATATCGGTTAGCCTCCATCACCAAACAATTTACGGCCATGTTAATTGTTCAATTAGTTGCCGAAAACAAACTAGCCTTAAATATGCCAATATCCACCTATCTACCAGATTACCCCAAAAAAAATGGCGACATCATAACCATACACCACCTGCTTACGCATAGTTCCGGGACACCGAATTACACTTCGTTCCCAGATTATCGTGACAGGATGTCTCGTTCTACTAATCCGGAGGAAATTGTACAGCTTTTCTCGGACTCCACGCTATTATTTACGCCCGGAGAAAAATTTGATTATAGCAATTCAGGTTATGTACTGCTAGGGGTCATCATTGAAAAAGTCACTGGGCAATCGTATGAACAAGTATTACAAGAAAAGATATTTACACCACTTGGCATGAATAATTCAGGTTATGACCACCATAGCGCCATTCTAAAAAACAGGGCTGCTGGTTACTACAAAAGTGGAAAATCTTATATAAATGCCAGCTACATTGACATGACCGTGGCCTTTTCTGCGGGGTGCATTTATTCAACAGTAGAAGACTTATTCCTATGGGATCAAGCATTGTATACTGAAAAATTGCTGCCCAAAAAGTACCTGGATTTGCTATTTGACACACACATTCCCGCTTCTGGAGAACACTATGGTTATGGTTGGGAATTACGTAAAATGTCAAAGGGTAGGTCGGGAGGCCTGGTACCTACCATTGGTCATAGCGGCTCAATTAATGGCTTCAACACGCTGATTACTCGAATTCCTTCCGACAAGTCATCCATTATATTGCTAAACAATACGTCAGATGCGCCGCTTTATTCAATGACCAGAGCCATTGCTGGCATTCTTTATGATACGCCCTATGACTTTCCAAAAAAATCCACTGCCAATTCATTGCTAGCGGTAATAGAAAAAGAAGACTTAGCAACAGCACTTGCATTGTATAAAGAAATCAAAGATGCCAAGGATTATTATCTCAATGAAAACGAAATGAATCTGGCAGGGTATCACTTTTTGCAAGCTGGCAAGGCAGAAGAAGCCACAGCCCTTTTTAAGCTAAATATGGAGGCATTTCCATATTCATCTAATGCTTATGATAGTTATGGGGAGGCACTTATGGTGCTTGGAAATAAGACGCAGGCTATCGAAAACTATATAAAATCTGTACAACTCAATCCAGGTAACAAAAACGGTGTAAAAATATTAAAAGCCTTAGGTATAAATACCGATACCTTAATCAAAAAAGTGCCTATTGAGCATTTGAAATTATTATAA
- a CDS encoding NAD(P)H-dependent oxidoreductase, which produces MKLLHIIATTRGEQSNTLGISKAFLQTLNEKHPHVKIDSLDLSITELPPVLDSTVKAKYLKMVGGELDEQTLASWKKVSDLAENFISYDLFLITAPMWNFSIPYMLKHYIDVIMQAGILFSFTANGPEGFAKYEQMVCITSRGSDYSLGSPMHQLDFQEPYLRAIFGLAGIEDIHFVHAQPMDMAPGLTQAALEKAKQEAREMVGKLKITAEA; this is translated from the coding sequence ATGAAGTTATTACACATCATTGCTACCACTCGTGGTGAGCAATCAAATACCCTTGGTATATCTAAAGCATTCTTACAGACACTGAATGAAAAACACCCTCACGTAAAGATTGATTCACTCGATCTTTCCATCACCGAGCTGCCCCCCGTATTGGATTCTACCGTCAAAGCCAAATACCTTAAGATGGTGGGAGGAGAGCTGGATGAACAGACCCTGGCATCCTGGAAAAAGGTATCTGACTTAGCAGAAAATTTCATTTCTTACGATCTTTTCCTTATTACTGCCCCTATGTGGAACTTCAGCATCCCCTACATGCTCAAACACTACATCGATGTTATCATGCAGGCAGGTATCCTCTTTAGCTTTACCGCGAATGGACCTGAAGGTTTTGCGAAGTATGAACAAATGGTTTGCATTACTTCACGCGGGAGCGATTATAGCCTGGGGAGCCCAATGCATCAGTTGGATTTTCAAGAGCCCTATTTACGGGCCATTTTCGGACTGGCAGGAATTGAGGACATCCATTTCGTCCATGCTCAACCCATGGACATGGCTCCCGGTCTGACCCAGGCTGCTTTGGAAAAAGCCAAGCAGGAAGCCCGAGAAATGGTTGGTAAACTGAAAATTACGGCTGAGGCGTAA
- the ilvD gene encoding dihydroxy-acid dehydratase gives MKELNKYSRVLTQDETQPAAQAMLYGIGLTEEDMNKAQVGIVSTGWEGNTCNMHLNDLAAQVKAGVKASDLVGLIFHTIGVSDGMSMGTVGMRYSLPSRDLIADSIETVVGAQWYDAVIPVVGCDKNMPGAMIALGRLNRPSILVYGGTISPGCHASRKLDIVSAFEALGEKDTGQMSPEDFKAIVKNACPGPGACGGMYTANTMASAIEALGMCLPYNSSIPANHADKGMDCEKIGKAIRHLLEIDLKPRDIMTRKAFENAITLITVLGGSTNAVLHLLAMAKSVGIDLSIDDFQRISDKTPFLADLKPSGSYVMEDLFEVGGVPAVMKLLLEAGYLHGDCMTVTGKTIAENLADVPALKEGQDIIRPFSQPIKATGHLQILYGNLAEGGSVAKITGKEGEVFQGPAHVFDSEAALNEALHHRKIQAGEVVVIRYSGPKGAPGMPEMLKPTSSIMGQGLGKKVALITDGRFSGGTHGFVVGHITPEAQEGGLIGLLQNGDMITIDAIRNKLEVDLTEEEIQRRKANWQTPPVRATSGFLRKYALTVSSASEGCVTDAL, from the coding sequence ATGAAAGAGTTGAACAAATACAGTCGAGTACTCACGCAGGATGAAACGCAACCCGCCGCACAAGCCATGTTATATGGCATTGGATTGACGGAAGAAGATATGAATAAAGCCCAAGTGGGTATTGTCAGTACAGGGTGGGAAGGCAATACTTGCAATATGCACCTGAACGATTTGGCCGCCCAGGTCAAGGCAGGTGTTAAAGCAAGTGACCTGGTTGGTTTGATTTTTCATACCATTGGCGTTAGTGATGGTATGTCGATGGGAACCGTTGGTATGCGATATTCACTCCCCTCTCGCGACCTCATTGCCGATTCTATTGAAACAGTGGTGGGTGCCCAATGGTATGATGCCGTGATACCTGTTGTAGGCTGTGATAAAAACATGCCTGGCGCTATGATTGCCCTCGGCAGACTTAATCGCCCCTCCATTTTGGTGTATGGTGGTACGATTAGCCCCGGTTGCCATGCTTCTCGCAAATTAGATATTGTTTCTGCCTTTGAAGCCTTGGGCGAAAAAGACACGGGGCAAATGTCACCTGAAGATTTTAAAGCCATTGTAAAAAATGCTTGCCCTGGCCCAGGTGCCTGCGGTGGCATGTATACGGCCAACACCATGGCTTCCGCCATCGAGGCGTTGGGCATGTGCTTGCCATACAACTCCTCCATTCCTGCCAATCATGCCGACAAAGGCATGGACTGCGAAAAGATAGGAAAGGCCATCCGGCACCTCCTCGAAATCGACCTGAAACCCCGGGACATTATGACCCGTAAGGCCTTCGAAAATGCCATCACCCTGATTACCGTTTTGGGTGGTTCAACTAATGCAGTACTGCATCTTTTGGCCATGGCCAAATCGGTAGGTATCGACCTCAGCATTGATGATTTCCAAAGGATTAGCGACAAAACGCCGTTTTTGGCTGACCTCAAGCCCAGTGGTAGCTACGTGATGGAGGATCTGTTTGAGGTGGGCGGCGTACCAGCCGTGATGAAATTATTGCTAGAAGCGGGCTACCTTCATGGAGACTGTATGACCGTCACTGGAAAAACCATTGCCGAAAACCTGGCAGACGTCCCCGCTTTGAAGGAAGGCCAAGACATTATTCGCCCATTTAGCCAGCCGATCAAAGCCACGGGGCATCTTCAGATCCTCTACGGCAATCTGGCAGAAGGTGGTTCTGTGGCCAAAATAACGGGCAAGGAGGGCGAAGTCTTCCAAGGTCCCGCCCATGTTTTCGATAGTGAAGCAGCACTCAACGAGGCCCTCCACCACCGCAAAATTCAAGCCGGGGAGGTCGTCGTGATCCGCTACTCCGGCCCCAAAGGCGCCCCCGGCATGCCGGAGATGCTAAAGCCTACTTCTTCCATTATGGGACAAGGCCTGGGCAAAAAAGTGGCTTTGATTACAGATGGCCGTTTCTCTGGCGGTACCCACGGCTTCGTGGTGGGGCATATTACCCCTGAGGCCCAGGAAGGTGGACTCATAGGCTTACTTCAAAATGGCGATATGATCACCATTGATGCCATTCGCAATAAACTGGAAGTTGATTTAACTGAAGAAGAAATCCAAAGGCGAAAAGCCAATTGGCAAACCCCTCCGGTGAGGGCAACCAGTGGTTTTTTAAGGAAATACGCCTTAACGGTTTCTTCGGCCAGTGAAGGCTGTGTGACCGACGCCTTATAA
- a CDS encoding transposase, whose translation MLKKTIYGVDVSKAKLDYSYFKNHWIDTVLGNTLAEIEAWVCTLNPKVDYIVLEHTGTYSNKLIEVLSKYDFTFSVVNPRRSNNYMNAIGMISKNDQSCARALAHMGQVMDLPVYQSKRGILKERWTYLFINPKEVF comes from the coding sequence ATGTTAAAAAAAACAATTTACGGAGTAGATGTCAGTAAAGCCAAACTTGATTACAGTTATTTTAAAAATCATTGGATTGATACTGTACTTGGGAACACCCTGGCTGAAATTGAAGCCTGGGTATGCACCCTAAATCCGAAAGTGGATTATATCGTACTGGAACATACCGGTACTTACAGCAACAAATTGATCGAGGTACTATCAAAATATGATTTTACTTTTTCAGTAGTCAATCCTCGTAGAAGTAATAATTATATGAATGCCATTGGCATGATTAGCAAGAATGATCAATCTTGCGCCAGAGCATTAGCCCATATGGGACAAGTGATGGACTTACCTGTTTATCAATCCAAAAGAGGTATTTTAAAAGAACGATGGACTTACCTGTTTATCAATCCAAAAGAGGTATTTTAA
- a CDS encoding VWA domain-containing protein, translating into MKKSIFILFILGFLFQANAQEQKAPSPILFIYDASGSMWGQLDGKTKKEIASEVLSTAINKLPADQNIGLIAYGHRTKGDCQDVEFLVALDNHSKVKINDAIKGINPLGKTPLAYSAIQAINSLKTSKTKATIILVTDGIESCDGNICEVVTAAKAEGIDFKMHIVGFGLKEGETEQLKCAANAGGGNYYDAADASGLGDVLTEATAETIDDSPGTFTVFTIKNGKPIDGLVKAFKAGTQEEVDAIRTYGDTVFLSLPAGKYDLTAMALENSRVEPIFMSNIEAFDDKIAHQTISFDAGKINLITLNNEEGWDCTSKVINKAGKVVGGSRTYGRPKLIEVNPGVYDVEIQGLVMRGLETIHTFKEVVVESGKTIDISHSFKTGKASIGVTSNGVLVDATIDIKEKNTGKSVAGGRSYTSPSSNPKEFMVNPGIYEVVIKAVKKEMAGKSQTFTIEVKQGETVEKIVNF; encoded by the coding sequence ATGAAAAAATCAATTTTTATTCTGTTTATTTTGGGGTTTTTATTTCAAGCCAATGCACAAGAACAAAAAGCCCCATCCCCTATCCTATTTATCTACGATGCGAGCGGTTCCATGTGGGGCCAACTTGATGGCAAAACAAAAAAAGAAATTGCCTCAGAGGTCTTGTCTACAGCGATTAACAAGCTGCCTGCCGATCAAAACATAGGACTTATCGCTTATGGGCATCGTACAAAAGGAGACTGCCAGGATGTTGAATTTCTAGTAGCGCTCGACAACCATTCAAAAGTCAAAATCAATGATGCCATCAAAGGCATCAATCCATTAGGAAAAACACCTTTGGCCTATTCCGCTATTCAAGCCATTAATTCACTCAAAACGTCAAAAACCAAGGCTACCATTATTTTGGTAACCGATGGAATAGAATCTTGCGATGGCAATATTTGTGAGGTTGTTACGGCAGCAAAAGCAGAAGGCATTGATTTTAAAATGCACATTGTAGGCTTCGGCCTGAAGGAAGGAGAAACCGAACAACTTAAATGCGCTGCGAATGCTGGAGGTGGCAATTATTATGATGCTGCTGATGCTTCAGGTCTGGGCGATGTGCTTACGGAAGCGACCGCCGAAACAATTGATGATTCACCAGGAACCTTTACTGTTTTTACGATCAAAAACGGAAAGCCAATTGATGGCTTGGTAAAGGCTTTTAAAGCGGGTACCCAAGAGGAAGTTGATGCCATTAGAACCTATGGAGACACCGTGTTCTTATCCCTTCCGGCAGGTAAATATGATTTGACAGCAATGGCCTTAGAAAATAGTCGGGTTGAACCTATTTTTATGTCGAATATAGAAGCATTTGATGATAAAATTGCCCATCAAACCATCTCTTTTGATGCTGGAAAAATCAACCTCATCACCCTTAATAATGAGGAAGGTTGGGATTGCACCAGCAAAGTCATTAATAAAGCAGGGAAGGTAGTTGGTGGTAGCAGAACCTACGGAAGACCAAAACTGATAGAAGTTAATCCAGGCGTTTACGATGTAGAAATTCAAGGTCTTGTAATGAGAGGTCTTGAAACCATTCACACCTTTAAAGAGGTAGTGGTAGAATCAGGGAAAACTATAGATATCTCCCACAGTTTTAAAACGGGTAAAGCCAGCATTGGTGTAACAAGTAACGGCGTCTTAGTAGATGCAACGATAGATATTAAAGAAAAAAACACTGGTAAAAGTGTTGCAGGCGGAAGGAGTTATACTTCTCCAAGCAGCAATCCCAAAGAATTTATGGTTAATCCAGGAATTTATGAAGTAGTTATAAAAGCCGTTAAAAAAGAAATGGCAGGAAAATCCCAGACCTTTACCATTGAGGTAAAACAAGGCGAGACCGTTGAAAAGATAGTCAACTTTTAA